Proteins from a genomic interval of Euwallacea fornicatus isolate EFF26 chromosome 1, ASM4011564v1, whole genome shotgun sequence:
- the Dna2 gene encoding DNA replication ATP-dependent helicase/nuclease DNA2, with translation MRKGSAKRKSAQGCMKISSFFTSQSDLSSTPVLLSEPDDSPVAAKQKIEYIEEKSISLLQGKTEKRKQGAPSSMSPPKKKIDVKSTPSPQPSMNGITINSTIVFSAKMLPSTSGGTPLKNRSLISVKTPEKLLNSKALDQLLSPVQDRRDISHSSPVRNTKTASSSWKSSGNKSSPEKARRTPKKLFERSPKNLNEFNVEVLKNFVTLTPTKKEINIEGEATQIQELNEKTPVKNTLSDSLILSTSKVKTRLDFSSSRPSSSTNSSTIIMSQKENHDTSNIDLDVFEDSWDADCIDQINYNLDLSTSQHCKIVALTHRTNEIIITIKSTFSEEQAICSLQGFWLHCKLCINDTVRLIAIKYEGNWLINNNFGYIVFEPDLLISTTSVVGSVFCKRLAVFKEKFHGFDPTNKFMIIGKMVHSLLQEVLKCKLYDIKDVKRCALNILNKPEYVRQIYETGESIGFISEEFLNYVPKVADFVNVYVSQKNNVKTYKNDNWKGTITAIEDIEENIWCPDLGIKGKVDISVKSGLTLMPLEVKTGRASVSLEHRGQVLLYIMMMSKLGYQVSSGLLLYLKEGILKEIPASEIEKRDLILLRNELTYYLSKVPKVVSLKEGKYLEPPEVPEVIDHPSCSRCSYSAVCMAYSKFSNEDIESKMSLRQVHNNLSRFITSAHIDYFMHWVSLLSLEMPNRSGIKDLRTIYTMSPEERKSKGKCLINLSISQICEQSENGIFLTTFSSENSAIHDNFLLSGLTTNSYVVISVRTRPAVASGFISNISLDSISVSLDRNLNSKFKKETFFIDSYDSTIFLTFNLSSLALILDTTEYSNQLRSIVIDKQPTTFQPKLPKVLADKAKPILKRLNRVQQRAVLKAIAANEYFLIKGMPGTGKTATIVALIQVLLELNQSVLITSHTHSAVDTVCLKLITFGVKFMRLGSEAKMNVQIRNYSENFLTKDCHSAEALAAVYNNVQVMAVTCLGSSHAALSKRMMDVCIVDESTQVLQCSVFRPLHSCKKFILIGDPDQLPAIVRDKTAIELGMTESLFERLDSEECRVSLNLNYRMNESITALANALTYNGELEIGAERIAQATVNIPRFVLITKSCPNWIVRALSPKLENAVQFVDTGPVWNLTNTVSWALAENLSEENHSMNNQNIYEAAIIHSLVSSLVKQGKVPPEQIGVIATYNVQVSLLSHLLKLSDVDVNTVDQFQGKDKEIIIYSCSKSKDLRTEWIDNKFDLTEDKRRLNVAITRAKHKLIIVGDLQTLQKYSTFKKIKDILEKNVIRLREDERFEWESLLDLKPLV, from the exons ATGAGAAAAGGATCTGCCAAACGCAAAAGTGCTCAAGGATGTATGAAAATCTCTTCTTTTTTCACATCCCAGTCCGATTTATCTTCAACTCCAGTATTACTCTCCGAACCCGATGATTCTCCAGTTGCAGCAAAGCAAAAAATCGAatatattgaagaaaaatccatAAGTTTACTGCAGGGTAAGACTGAAAAACGGAAACAAGGAGCTCCTTCTAGTATGAGCCCCCCAAAGAAAAAGATTGACGTTAAATCAACTCCGTCACCTCAGCCATCAATGAATGGAATAACCATTAATAGCACTATTGTTTTTAGTGCCAAAATGTTGCCTTCAACTAGTGGGGGAACACCCTTAAAGAATCGGTCACTTATTAGTGTTAAAACTCCTGAAAAATTACTCAATTCCAAGGCTCTGGATCAACTCTTAAGTCCTGTACAAGATAGGAGAGATATTTCTCATAGTTCTCCTGTAAGAAACACAAAAACTGCCAGCAGCAGTTGGAAATCTAGTGGAAATAAAAGCAGCCCTGAAAAAGCAAGAAGAACTCCaaagaaattgtttgaaaGATCTCCAAAGAATTTAAATGAGTTTAATGTAGaagttttaaagaattttgttACACTTACTCCCACAAAGaaggaaattaatattgaaggAGAAGCAACACAAATTCAAgaactaaatgaaaaaactcCTGTCAAGAATACGTTGAGTGATTCACTCATATTATCAACATCAAAAGTGAAAACTAGATTAGATTTTAGTAGCTCCAGACCCTCTTCATCAACAAATTCATCAACAATAATTATGTctcaaaaagaaaatcatgATACAAGCAATATAGACTTGGATGTTTTTGAAGACAGTTGGGATGCAGATTGCATTgatcaaattaattataactTAGACTTGTCCACATCACAACATTGCAAAATTGTAGCATTAACTCACAGAACTAATGAGATAATTATAACCATAAAATCTACATTTTCTGAGGAACAAGCAATTTGTTCTTTGCAGGGTTTCTGGCTGCACTGCAAGCTATGTATTAACGACACTGTTCGCCTTATAGCAATTAAATATGAAGGAAATTGGCTGATCAACAACAATTTTGGATATATAGTTTTTGAACCAGATCTACTAATATCTACTACCTCTGTGGTTGGCTCAGTTTTTTGCAAAAGACTTGCAgtttttaaagagaaattcCATGGCTTTGATCCAACAAACAAATTCATGATTATTGGAAAAATGGTTCATTCATTGTTGCAGGAGGTTTTAAAGTGCAAATTGTATGATATCAAAGATGTTAAACGATGTGCTCTAAATATTCTCAACAAACCTGAATATGTTAGGCAAATATATGAGACTGGAGAGTCTATAGGATTTATTTCAGAGGAATTTCTTAATTATGTTCCAAAAGTGGCAGATTTTGTCAATGTTTACGTGAGTCAAAAAAACAATGTGAAGACTTATAAGAATGATAACTGGAAAGGAACTATTACTGCAATTGAAGATATTGAGGAAAATATTTGGTGCCCTGACCTTGGAATTAAAGGCAAAGTAGAtataagtgtgaaaagtggcttaACTTTAATGCCTCTGGAAGTAAAAACTGGACGTGCCAGTGTCTCTCTAGAACATCGAGGACAAGTATTGCTCTATATAATGATGATGTCCAAATTAGGCTACCAAGTGTCCTCTGGACTACTCCTATACCTCAAAGAGGggattttgaaggaaattccaGCATCAGAAATTGAGAAGAGAGACTTGATACTGCTGCGCAATGAATTGACTTATTACTTGTCAAAAGTTCCCAAAGTAGTGTCCTTAAAAGAAGGTAAATATTTGGAACCACCAGAAGTTCCTGAAGTGATTGATCATCCAAGTTGCAGCAGATGTTCATATAGTGCAGTTTGTATGGcttattctaaattttcaaatgaagatATTGAATCCAAAATGTCTCTAAGACAG GTTCACAACAATTTAAGCAGGTTTATAACTTCAGCTCATATTGACTACTTCATGCACTGGGTTTCTCTACTCTCCCTTGAAATGCCTAATCGAAGTGGCATTAAAGACTTGAGAACTATCTACACCATGTCTCCAGAAGAGCGAAAAAGcaaaggaaaatgtttaattaatctTTCTATATCTCAAATTTGTGAACAATcagaaaatggaatttttttaacaacctTCAGCTCTGAAAATAGTGCTATACAcgataattttttgcttagtGGTTTGACTACAAACTCCTATGTTGTTATAAGTGTTCGAACTCGACCCGCAGTAGCCTCAGGCTTCATTTCAAACATATCTTTGGACTCTATATCTGTATCTTTAGATAGAAATCTTAACAGCAAATTCAAAAAGGAAACCTTCTTTATAGACTCTTATGATTCCACTATATTCTTGACGTTCAACCTATCAAGTCTAGCCTTAATATTGGATaccacagaatattcaaatcaaTTGCGAAGCATTGTGATTGACAAGCAGCCTACTACGTTTCAGCCTAAATTACCGAAAGTTTTAGCAGATAAAGCAAAACCGATTTTGAAACGTCTTAATAGAGTTCAGCAAAGAGCAGTTTTGAAGGCTATAGCTGCCAATGAGTATTTCTTGATAAAAGGCATGCCTGGGACTGGAAAAACTGCCACAATAGTTGCTCTCATACAAGTTTTATTAGAATTAAACCAGAGCGTTCTTATAACCAGTCACACGCACTCTGCAGTGGATACTGTGTGTTTGAAGCTTATAACTTTTGGAGTTAAATTCATGCGTTTGGGCAGCGAAGCCAAAATGAATGtgcaaataagaaattattctgaaaatttccttACTAAAGACTGTCATAGCGCTGAAGCTTTAGCAGCGGTTTATAATAACGTTCAAGTGATGGCAGTAACGTGTTTAGGGTCATCCCATGCGGCCCTTTCTAAGAGAATGATGGATGTCTGCATAGTGGATGAAAGCACACAAGTGCTGCAATGCTCAGTCTTTAGACCTCTACATTCCtgtaaaaagttcattttaatTGGAGATCCAGATCAACTCCCTGCGATAGTCCGGGATAAAACTGCTATTGAACTAGGGATGACTGAGAGCTTATTTGAGCGTTTGGATAGTGAAGAATGCCGAGTTTCTCTTAATTTAAACTACCGCATGAATGAATCTATAACGGCCCTAGCGAATGCTCTTACTTATAACGGAGAACTAGAAATTGGGGCTGAAAGAATTGCACAGGCCACCGTAAACATCCCACGATTTGTGCTAATCACTAAATCGTGTCCGAACTGGATTGTAAGAGCTTTAAGCCCGAAACTAGAAAACGCTGTTCAGTTTGTTGATACAGGTCCAGTTTGGAATTTAACTAATACAGTTTCCTGGGCTTTGGCCGAAAATCTCAGTGAGGAAAACCATTCAATGAACAATCAAAACATCTATGAAGCCGCAATAATCCATAGTTTAGTCTCTTCATTAGTGAAACAAGGGAAAGTCCCCCCCGAACAAATAGGAGTTATCGCCACCTATAACGTGCAAGTGTCCCTCCTCAGTCATTTACTAAAATTGTCAGATGTGGATGTTAATACCGTAGACCAGTTTCAAGGCAAAGACaaggaaattattatatacTCTTGCTCGAAATCGAAAGATCTCCGTACGGAATGGATCGACAATAAGTTTGATTTAACCGAAGATAAAAGGAGGCTCAACGTGGCTATCACAAGGGCCAAACATAAGCTCATTATAGTGGGAGATTTACAAACTTTGCAGAAATATTCCACCTTTAAGAAgattaaagatattttagaGAAGAACGTTATTAGGTTGAGGGAGGATGAAAGGTTCGAGTGGGAGAGTCTTCTTGATTTAAAACCTTTagtttag
- the Mtmr6 gene encoding myotubularin-related protein 8 isoform X2, whose protein sequence is MELIHTPKVENVRMLDRYSKTSSQGTLYLTATHLIFVDPEAKKETWVPHMHIASLEKLPLTTTGSPLLIRTKTFLSVTFVIPKERDCHDIYVTLQQLSQPSNIEDLYCFTYTSDEIPKNVGWNFFDLQSEYQRMGVPNDQWALTKLNEDYELCDTYPGYLYVPASATKTTLRGSSGFRSKGRLPVLSYLHHNKASISRCSQPLSGFSARCVEDEKMLNHVLRTNPNATFMYVVDTRPKINAMANRAAGKGYENEAFYENIKFHFLGVENIHVMRNSLLKVVETCEQKNPTMNSFLSGLESSGWVRHIKSILDTSLFIAEALEEGISVVVHCSDGWDRTAQVCSIATLILDPYYRSISGYQALIEKDWLAFGHKFSDRCGHIQTESKEISPVFTQLLDATWQLMQQFPCTFQFNENFLLTIHDHVHSCQYGTFVGNCEKDRVDLRLSERTYSLWGFMANHLDEYLNPLYDPNETPRVLSPQLIPQNIRFWRGMYYRFESGVHPREPVAELLLATSDHSFSLDDHVKYLAKRITSVKNLISKTMEKKKSKPNKELLCDNVHLDNKLLYEKANKELKNADHDHPLKSETLSGGGKNDLPKMDELSKELESVAVDWKAMRNTTECSCSSAFDHLSKKNHCRKCGDIFCVRCITKQVTLPGHNTQKLVPVCKPCFDALGNSLDI, encoded by the exons ATGGAGTTAATTCATACTCCCAAG GTTGAAAATGTGCGTATGCTGGATAGATATTCAAAAACCTCCTCCCAAGGAACACTCTATTTGACTGCAActcatttaatatttgttgATCCAGAAGCCAAAAAAGAGACATGG GTACCGCACATGCATATAGCCAGCCTTGAAAAGCTCCCCTTAACAACTACAGGCTCGCCTCTCTTGATAAGAACTAAAACGTTTCTATCAGTAACATTTGTAATCCCTAAAGAAAGAGATTGTCATGATATATATGTAACTCTACAGCAACTTTCACAACCAAGCAACATTGAGGATCTGTATTGCTTTACTTACACTTCAGATgaaataccaaaaaatgttggctggaatttctttgatttGCAGTCTGAGTATCAAAGAATGGGGGTTCCAAATGATCAGTGGGcattaactaaattaaatgaagATTATGAG TTATGTGACACTTATCCTGGATACCTCTATGTCCCAGCTTCAGCCACAAAAACCACTCTTAGGGGGAGTTCAGGCTTCCGCTCCAAAGGGAGGCTGCCAGTGTTGTCTTATTTGCACCATAATAAAGCTAGTATAAGTCGGTGCAGTCAACCTTTATCAGGGTTTAGTGCCAGGTGTGTTGAGGATGAGAAAATGTTGAATCATGTATTGAGAACCAACCCAAATGCTACATTTATGTATGTGGTTGATACCAGACCTAAG ATTAATGCAATGGCGAATAGAGCTGCAGGAAAAGGCTACGAAAACGAGGCCTTTtatgaaaacataaaattccattttctgGGAGTGGAAAATATCCATGTAATGAGAAATAGTTTGCTCAAGGTTGTTGAAA CATGTGAGCAAAAAAACCCTACAATGAATAGTTTCTTAAGTGGTTTAGAGTCAAGTGGTTGGGTCAGACATATCAAATCCATTCTTGACACCTCACTGTTTATAGCTGAGGCTCTAGAAGAAGGCATTAGTGTTGTAGTGCATTGCTCAGATGGTTGGGACAGGACCGCTCAAGTCTGCTCAATAGCGACATTAATTTTGGACCCGTACTACCGCTCTATTTCTGGTTATCAG GCATTAATAGAAAAAGATTGGCTGGCGTTCGGCCACAAATTCTCAGATAGATGTGGACATATCCAGACTGAGAGCAAAGAGATCTCTCCTGTTTTCACTCAGCTTTTGGATGCCACTTGGCAGCTGATGCAGCAATTCCCATGCACCTTtcaattcaatgaaaatttcctgCTTACAATTCATGACCATGTTCATTCTTGTCAGTATGGCACTTTTGTGGGCAATTGTGAGAAAGATAGAGTGGATTTGAG GCTGTCTGAACGAACCTATTCCCTCTGGGGTTTTATGGCGAATCATTTAGACGAATATCTGAATCCTTTGTATGACCCTAACGAGACCCCTAGGGTTTTATCTCCTCAATTAATACCGCAAAATATAAG ATTTTGGAGGGGAATGTACTACAGGTTCGAAAGCGGAGTTCACCCAAGGGAACCTGTTGCAGAATTGCTTTTGGCTACTTCTGATCACTCTTTTTCTCTAGACgatcatgttaaatatctggCAAAG cGCATAACGTCTGTGAAGAATCTGATATCCAAGACAATGgagaaaaaaaagtcaaagCCCAATAAGGAGCTGCTGTGTGATAACGTCCACTTGGATAATAAACTGCTTTATGAGAAAGCGAATAAAGAACTTAAGAATGCGGATCACGATCATCCTTTAAAAA GTGAAACATTAAGTGGAGGCGGCAAAAATGACCTTCCGAAAATGGACGAATTGTCCAAGGAACTGGAATCTGTGGCAGTAGATTGGAAAGCTATGAGAAATACTACTGAATGTAGTTGTTCTTCTGCATTTGACCATCTCAGCAAAAAG AATCATTGCAGGAAATGCGGAGATATCTTTTGCGTGCGATGCATTACTAAGCAAGTCACATTGCCTGGACATAACACGCAAAAGTTAGTTCCTGTGTGCAAACCTTGTTTCGATGCTTTAGGAAATTCTTTAGACATTTAA
- the Mtmr6 gene encoding myotubularin-related protein 8 isoform X1, with protein sequence MELIHTPKVENVRMLDRYSKTSSQGTLYLTATHLIFVDPEAKKETWVPHMHIASLEKLPLTTTGSPLLIRTKTFLSVTFVIPKERDCHDIYVTLQQLSQPSNIEDLYCFTYTSDEIPKNVGWNFFDLQSEYQRMGVPNDQWALTKLNEDYELCDTYPGYLYVPASATKTTLRGSSGFRSKGRLPVLSYLHHNKASISRCSQPLSGFSARCVEDEKMLNHVLRTNPNATFMYVVDTRPKINAMANRAAGKGYENEAFYENIKFHFLGVENIHVMRNSLLKVVETCEQKNPTMNSFLSGLESSGWVRHIKSILDTSLFIAEALEEGISVVVHCSDGWDRTAQVCSIATLILDPYYRSISGYQALIEKDWLAFGHKFSDRCGHIQTESKEISPVFTQLLDATWQLMQQFPCTFQFNENFLLTIHDHVHSCQYGTFVGNCEKDRVDLRLSERTYSLWGFMANHLDEYLNPLYDPNETPRVLSPQLIPQNIRFWRGMYYRFESGVHPREPVAELLLATSDHSFSLDDHVKYLAKRITSVKNLISKTMEKKKSKPNKELLCDNVHLDNKLLYEKANKELKNADHDHPLKTEKHLGETLSGGGKNDLPKMDELSKELESVAVDWKAMRNTTECSCSSAFDHLSKKNHCRKCGDIFCVRCITKQVTLPGHNTQKLVPVCKPCFDALGNSLDI encoded by the exons ATGGAGTTAATTCATACTCCCAAG GTTGAAAATGTGCGTATGCTGGATAGATATTCAAAAACCTCCTCCCAAGGAACACTCTATTTGACTGCAActcatttaatatttgttgATCCAGAAGCCAAAAAAGAGACATGG GTACCGCACATGCATATAGCCAGCCTTGAAAAGCTCCCCTTAACAACTACAGGCTCGCCTCTCTTGATAAGAACTAAAACGTTTCTATCAGTAACATTTGTAATCCCTAAAGAAAGAGATTGTCATGATATATATGTAACTCTACAGCAACTTTCACAACCAAGCAACATTGAGGATCTGTATTGCTTTACTTACACTTCAGATgaaataccaaaaaatgttggctggaatttctttgatttGCAGTCTGAGTATCAAAGAATGGGGGTTCCAAATGATCAGTGGGcattaactaaattaaatgaagATTATGAG TTATGTGACACTTATCCTGGATACCTCTATGTCCCAGCTTCAGCCACAAAAACCACTCTTAGGGGGAGTTCAGGCTTCCGCTCCAAAGGGAGGCTGCCAGTGTTGTCTTATTTGCACCATAATAAAGCTAGTATAAGTCGGTGCAGTCAACCTTTATCAGGGTTTAGTGCCAGGTGTGTTGAGGATGAGAAAATGTTGAATCATGTATTGAGAACCAACCCAAATGCTACATTTATGTATGTGGTTGATACCAGACCTAAG ATTAATGCAATGGCGAATAGAGCTGCAGGAAAAGGCTACGAAAACGAGGCCTTTtatgaaaacataaaattccattttctgGGAGTGGAAAATATCCATGTAATGAGAAATAGTTTGCTCAAGGTTGTTGAAA CATGTGAGCAAAAAAACCCTACAATGAATAGTTTCTTAAGTGGTTTAGAGTCAAGTGGTTGGGTCAGACATATCAAATCCATTCTTGACACCTCACTGTTTATAGCTGAGGCTCTAGAAGAAGGCATTAGTGTTGTAGTGCATTGCTCAGATGGTTGGGACAGGACCGCTCAAGTCTGCTCAATAGCGACATTAATTTTGGACCCGTACTACCGCTCTATTTCTGGTTATCAG GCATTAATAGAAAAAGATTGGCTGGCGTTCGGCCACAAATTCTCAGATAGATGTGGACATATCCAGACTGAGAGCAAAGAGATCTCTCCTGTTTTCACTCAGCTTTTGGATGCCACTTGGCAGCTGATGCAGCAATTCCCATGCACCTTtcaattcaatgaaaatttcctgCTTACAATTCATGACCATGTTCATTCTTGTCAGTATGGCACTTTTGTGGGCAATTGTGAGAAAGATAGAGTGGATTTGAG GCTGTCTGAACGAACCTATTCCCTCTGGGGTTTTATGGCGAATCATTTAGACGAATATCTGAATCCTTTGTATGACCCTAACGAGACCCCTAGGGTTTTATCTCCTCAATTAATACCGCAAAATATAAG ATTTTGGAGGGGAATGTACTACAGGTTCGAAAGCGGAGTTCACCCAAGGGAACCTGTTGCAGAATTGCTTTTGGCTACTTCTGATCACTCTTTTTCTCTAGACgatcatgttaaatatctggCAAAG cGCATAACGTCTGTGAAGAATCTGATATCCAAGACAATGgagaaaaaaaagtcaaagCCCAATAAGGAGCTGCTGTGTGATAACGTCCACTTGGATAATAAACTGCTTTATGAGAAAGCGAATAAAGAACTTAAGAATGCGGATCACGATCATCCTTTAAAAA CTGAGAAACATCTAGGTGAAACATTAAGTGGAGGCGGCAAAAATGACCTTCCGAAAATGGACGAATTGTCCAAGGAACTGGAATCTGTGGCAGTAGATTGGAAAGCTATGAGAAATACTACTGAATGTAGTTGTTCTTCTGCATTTGACCATCTCAGCAAAAAG AATCATTGCAGGAAATGCGGAGATATCTTTTGCGTGCGATGCATTACTAAGCAAGTCACATTGCCTGGACATAACACGCAAAAGTTAGTTCCTGTGTGCAAACCTTGTTTCGATGCTTTAGGAAATTCTTTAGACATTTAA
- the mRpL48 gene encoding large ribosomal subunit protein mL48: MNVFRRSLKRNFIKSLLNNRNYSGSLYEPDYLEGMKSKIPLYDTLNIQLRGYDFPVLESYQKYLHNIIKNMDIEVEDAWACPAQDLQVSTYKPQSEIVNAQYKLQLFNRTIQITDLTTLQLPILFRVIEATLPVGVTMNVVNHEEFHEEERYVPDSELNKLKDELEQMGGPSKKK; the protein is encoded by the exons ATGAACGTCTTTCGTAGGTCCCTCAAACGAAACTTCATAAAATCCCTcttaaataatagaaattacaGTGGGTCTCTTTATGAACCTGATTACTTAGAG GGAATGAAATCCAAAATACCATTATATGACACTTTAAATATTCAGCTAAGAGGTTACGACTTTCCAGTGTTAGAAAGCtaccaaaaatatttgcacaatATCATCAAAAACATGGACATTGAGGTTGAGGATGCTTGGGCTTGTCCAGCACAGGACCTGCAAGTATCTACCTATAAACCTCAAAGTGAGATTGTGAATGCACAGTACAAATTACAGCTCTTTAATAGGACTATTCAAATAACAGATTTGACAACCCTCCAA ctgCCAATATTGTTTAGAGTAATAGAAGCCACTTTGCCTGTAGGAGTTACTATGAATGTAGTGAATCACGAAGAATTCCATGAAGAGGAGAGATATGTGCCTGATAGTgaacttaataaattaaaggaTGAATTGGAGCAAATGGGGGGgccttcaaagaaaaaataa